The following are encoded in a window of Mycobacterium decipiens genomic DNA:
- a CDS encoding SagB family peptide dehydrogenase produces the protein MNDSATRYERNPHLLLEWEPGRDDATVFNPDARRRFRVKPALVNLLGQLDQPRTVTDIGLRWTESPGTDRLAGLLSQLTDAGIVRTSPPCPSAVTETAPAWTPCELAVHWQAGRGPQADARFGEPPPSRLNHPEATATIALPDDQHAPSSRSLAETLTYRRSTRRYAPQPVPLRQLGAFLHRSARVQRHLSGRDELGTLGDMTQRPAPSGGARHSLEIYLVARNVAELAAGAYHYDPFDHALHQLAPWTAELEQTLRHTTVQPAQLKAPPPASLYLASYAARTTWKYKGMALSLIYRDTGCLLQTLALAATDLGLASCITARLESPITAPFLRGRDREFIHTGNLALGIPYQAPT, from the coding sequence ATGAACGACTCAGCGACTCGCTACGAACGCAACCCTCACCTCCTGCTGGAATGGGAACCGGGCCGCGATGATGCGACGGTGTTTAACCCCGATGCCCGGCGGCGATTCCGCGTCAAACCGGCTCTCGTCAACCTGCTCGGCCAGCTGGACCAGCCCCGCACCGTCACCGACATCGGGCTACGGTGGACCGAATCACCCGGTACCGACCGGCTCGCCGGATTGCTGTCGCAGCTGACTGATGCGGGGATCGTGCGGACATCCCCTCCCTGCCCGTCTGCAGTAACCGAAACCGCACCCGCTTGGACACCGTGCGAACTGGCCGTGCACTGGCAAGCCGGCCGAGGCCCACAAGCCGACGCCCGCTTCGGCGAACCTCCGCCATCGCGGCTCAACCACCCCGAGGCGACCGCCACGATCGCGCTACCCGACGACCAACACGCGCCGTCGAGCCGCTCCCTCGCCGAAACACTCACCTACCGACGCAGCACCCGCCGCTACGCGCCGCAGCCCGTGCCGCTGCGCCAACTTGGCGCGTTCCTGCACCGCTCCGCACGCGTTCAAAGGCACCTTTCCGGCCGGGACGAACTGGGAACGCTCGGCGACATGACCCAACGACCGGCCCCCTCCGGCGGCGCCCGCCACAGCCTGGAAATCTACCTTGTCGCCCGCAACGTCGCGGAGCTCGCGGCCGGCGCTTACCACTACGACCCCTTCGACCATGCCCTGCACCAACTCGCGCCCTGGACCGCCGAACTGGAACAAACCTTGCGTCACACCACGGTCCAGCCCGCCCAGTTGAAGGCGCCGCCACCGGCAAGTCTTTACCTGGCCTCCTATGCCGCGCGGACCACGTGGAAATACAAGGGCATGGCCCTGAGCCTGATCTATCGCGACACCGGCTGCCTGCTGCAGACCCTCGCCCTGGCCGCCACCGACCTCGGCCTGGCCTCATGCATCACCGCACGGCTGGAATCACCGATCACCGCGCCCTTCCTCCGTGGCCGCGACCGTGAGTTCATCCACACCGGAAACCTCGCTCTCGGAATCCCCTACCAAGCACCAACCTAG